A window of Rhododendron vialii isolate Sample 1 chromosome 11a, ASM3025357v1 contains these coding sequences:
- the LOC131306564 gene encoding cytochrome P450 78A7-like → MEFTLISEDKNWWIYTLPAILLETQNLSNTWVVLSILLATLAVGLLTRAFSAGGPAWQKGRNQMGRVSIPGPKGLPVVGSLLSLSHGLAHRTLASMASSQAASQLMAFSLGSTPAVVTSDPHIARKILTSPDFSDRPIKLSAKQLMFSRAIGFAPNATYWRLLRRISASHLFAPKRISAHEAGRQLDCAAMLSAIAKEQSLRGFVVLRKHLQDASLNNIMGIVFGKRYDTSEQTSNEAQEVHEIVREGFELLGAFNWSDHLPWLTYFYDPSHINQRCLALVPRVKRLLHRIIEEHKLSGSVVKVSDNSAFVDVLLSLEGEEKLHEDDMVAVLWEMIFRGTDTTALLTEWVMAELVLNPDVQAKLHHELKPLKNARDADVANLPYLQAVVKETLRVHPPGPLLSWSRLSTSDVRLSNGMVVPANTTTMVNMWAITHDPNVWVDPFLFKPERFLLSEGGEDVDVRGNDLRLAPFGAGRRVCPGKNLALATVSLWVAKLVHHFKWVEDGSRGVDLVEMLKLSCEMKNPLSVVAVPRN, encoded by the exons ATGGAATTCACTTTAATTTCAGAAGACAAAAATTGGTGGATCTATACCCTCCCTGCAATACTTCTTGAAACCCAAAACCTGTCCAACACTTGGGTTGTGCTCTCTATCCTCTTGGCCACCTTAGCTGTTGGGCTTTTGACAAGGGCCTTTTCTGCCGGCGGCCCGGCCTGGCAAAAGGGCCGGAACCAAATGGGCAGGGTCTCAATTCCCGGACCCAAGGGCCTTCCCGTAGTTGGAAGCTTACTCAGCCTGAGCCACGGCTTGGCTCACCGCACTCTGGCGTCTATGGCTTCAAGCCAAGCCGCGTCCCAGCTGATGGCCTTTAGCTTGGGCTCGACCCCCGCGGTTGTGACCTCGGACCCACACATAGCTCGCAAGATCTTGACGTCTCCCGATTTTTCTGATCGTCCAATCAAGCTCTCGGCTAAGCAGCTCATGTTTAGCCGAGCCATCGGGTTTGCCCCGAACGCGACATATTGGCGGCTCCTGAGAAGGATTTCCGCTTCTCACCTTTTCGCGCCCAAGCGCATATCAGCTCACGAGGCCGGACGCCAGCTTGATTGCGCCGCGATGTTGAGTGCCATCGCTAAGGAACAATCTCTTCGCGGATTTGTAGTTCTAAGAAAGCACCTACAAGATGCTTCTTTGAACAATATAATGGGAATTGTGTTTG GCAAAAGGTACGATACGTCGGAACAAACTTCAAACGAGGCTCAAGAAGTGCATGAGATTGTGAGAGAAGGGTTCGAGCTACTGGGAGCTTTCAACTGGTCTGATCATTTGCCATGGTTGACTTACTTTTATGACCCTTCGCACATCAACCAACGTTGCTTGGCTCTTGTTCCCCGGGTGAAAAGGCTCCTCCATCGCATCATTGAGGAGCATAAACTCTCTGGATCAGTGGTCAAGGTCTCTGATAATTCTGCTTTCGTGGATGTTCTGCTGTCTTTGGAGGGTGAAGAGAAGCTCCACGAGGATGATATGGTTGCTGTTTTATGG GAAATGATCTTTCGTGGTACCGATACAACCGCACTCTTAACCGAATGGGTCATGGCAGAACTGGTCCTGAATCCTGATGTGCAAGCCAAGCTTCACCATGAGCTCAAGCCCCTCAAAAATGCGAGAGACGCTGACGTGGCTAACCTACCCTACCTCCAAGCAGTGGTCAAGGAAACCCTACGTGTGCATCCACCTGGCCCCCTCCTCTCCTGGTCTCGCCTCTCCACATCAGATGTCCGCCTCAGCAATGGCATGGTGGTCCCCGCCAACACGACAACCATGGTCAACATGTGGGCAATCACACATGACCCTAATGTGTGGGTGGACCCTTTTCTGTTCAAGCCAGAGCGGTTTTTGCTATCGGAAGGGGGCGAGGACGTGGATGTGAGGGGTAATGATCTAAGGCTTGCACCGTTTGGGGCCGGGCGCAGAGTCTGCCCGGGTAAAAATCTAGCGCTTGCGACCGTGAGCCTTTGGGTGGCTAAGTTGGTGCACCATTTCAAGTGGGTAGAAGATGGATCGAGAGGTGTTGATCTTGTTGAGATGTTGAAGTTGTCTTGTGAGATGAAGAACCCTCTCTCCGTTGTGGCTGTCCCAAGGAATTAA